The following proteins are encoded in a genomic region of Bosea beijingensis:
- a CDS encoding ArsR/SmtB family transcription factor, with product MENEQIILALAALAQSTRLDVFRILVSAEPEGLAAGEIARRLDVPHNTMSSHLGILSRAGLIRSERSSRSIVYRADLNALRSVVAFLLKDCCGGRPEICAPLMAELSPCCQPKATANV from the coding sequence ATGGAAAATGAACAGATCATCCTCGCGCTGGCAGCCTTGGCGCAGAGCACGCGGCTCGATGTATTCCGCATTCTTGTGAGCGCCGAGCCGGAGGGATTGGCGGCAGGCGAGATCGCGCGGCGCCTCGACGTCCCCCACAACACGATGTCATCGCATCTCGGCATCCTCAGCCGGGCTGGCCTCATACGCTCAGAGAGGTCCAGCCGCTCAATCGTCTATCGAGCCGATCTCAATGCCCTAAGGTCAGTTGTCGCCTTCCTGCTCAAGGATTGCTGCGGCGGGCGACCAGAGATCTGCGCACCGCTGATGGCCGAACTGAGCCCGTGCTGCCAACCGAAGGCAACCGCCAATGTCTGA